In one window of Anser cygnoides isolate HZ-2024a breed goose chromosome 3, Taihu_goose_T2T_genome, whole genome shotgun sequence DNA:
- the MTIF2 gene encoding translation initiation factor IF-2, mitochondrial isoform X2 produces MRARGTSVTDIVILVVAAEDGVMQQTVESIQHAKNAGVPLILAINKCDKPEADPERVKKELMGHDVICEEFGGDVQAVNISALKGENLMVLAEATVALAEMLELKADYTGLVEGTVIESRKDKGKGPVTTAIVQRGTLRKGCVLVAGKTWAKVRFMFDENGKAVDAASPGIPVEIMGWKEVPSAGDEILEVESEQRAHEVVAWRTYVEQQEKMRRDGEVIEAKQKEHRVEYEKKQQKLAHLTWRQRKALLYKTNKHLMFSKPKERTEVDKNVLSVIVKGDVDGSVEAILNILDSYDADHECRLDIIHFGMGDISETDISLAEAFNGVVYGFSVKANETIKKLAAKKGIKIKLHNVIYKLIEDLQDELNSRLPPSVVENTIGTASVLDVFSVTVGKNKIPVAGCRVQKGQLDKKMKFKLIRKGDVIWQGSLSSLKHHKDDVQVIKTGMDCGLSLDKHIEFNIGDEIVCYEEKEVQQTTSWDPGF; encoded by the exons ATGCGAGCAAGAGGTACCTCTGTAACTGACATCGTCATACTGGTTGTAGCAGCAGAAGATGGAGTAATGCAACAAACTGTAGAATCCATTCAACATGCTAAAAATGCAGGAG TTCCTCTTATCCTTGCCATTAACAAATGTGACAAACCTGAAGCTGATCCTGAAAGAGTGAAGAAGGAATTGATGGGTCACGATGTGATCTGTGAAGAGTTTGGAGGGGATGTTCaagctgtaaatatttcagcactCAAG GGTGAAAACCTGATGGTTTTGGCAGAAGCAACTGTTGCTTTAGCAGAGATGTTAGAACTGAAGGCAGACTACACAGGTCTGGTAGAGGGGACTGTAATTGAGTCTCGCAAAGACAAAGGGAAAGG TCCAGTTACCACAGCCATTGTCCAAAGAGGAACCCTGAGGAAAGGCTGTGTTCTGGTTGCAGGGAAGACCTGGGCAAAAGTGCGTTTCATGTTTGATGAGAATGGAAAAGCTGTAGATGCAGCCTCTCCCGGCATCCCTGTGGAAATCATGGGCTGGAAGGAAGTCCCTTCAGCGGGAGATGAAATCCTTGAAGTAGAATCTGAG CAAAGGGCACATGAAGTTGTGGCTTGGAGAACCTATGTTGAACAGCAAGAGAAGATGAGAAGAGATGGGGAAGTTattgaagcaaagcaaaaggaacACAGGGTGGAATATGAGAAGAAGCAACAGAAGCTAGCCCATCTGACCTGGAGACAGAGAAAGGCGTTGCTCTACAAGACCAACAAGCATCTAATGTTCTCAAAGCCTAAAGAGAGAACAGAAGTGGACAAAAACGTGCTGTCAGTAATTGTTAAAG GTGATGTGGATGGATCTGTCGAAGCTATTCTGAACATTCTAGACAGCTATGATGCTGATCATGAATGTAGATTGGATATCATCCATTTTGGAATGGGAGATATCAGCGAAACTGACATAAGTCTTGCTGAAGCATTTAATG GTGTTGTTTATGGATTCAGCGTGAAAGCCAATGAAACTATTAAAAAGCTGGCTGctaaaaagggaataaaaattaaacttcaCAACGTCATCTACAAACTTATTGAAGACTTGCAAGATGAGCTAAATAGCAGACTGCCTCCATCTGTGGTGGAAAATACAATAG ggaCAGCTTCTGTTCTTGACGTCTTCTCTGTaacagtaggaaaaaacaaaattccagTAGCTGGGTGCAGAGTACAGAAGGGGCAATTAgacaaaaagatgaaatttaagTTAATCCGTAAAGGGGATGTTATTTGGCAAG GATCTTTATCATCACTGAAGCATCATAAAGATGATGTCCAAGTAATAAAGACAGGTATGGATTGTGGATTAAGTTTAGACAAGCATATAGAATTCAATATTGGAGATGAAATTGTCtgttatgaagaaaaagaagttcaACAGACAACGTCATGGGACCCAgggttttaa
- the MTIF2 gene encoding translation initiation factor IF-2, mitochondrial isoform X1 has protein sequence MNRRLIVKFENLVQLRGACRQLRTVSYRKVNRAQWKPVQSSAYPVQSVHLYPQFWQKDKSISVALSQYRHLATTEEKKKSKKKLPLTKGEVEIRQQMTVEELAQAMGKDVDHVYEALLYTDIDLGSIEADSILNEDYIKLIVKKSGMKYKSAKLKEEKERENTDAVKRPPADPALLTPRPPVVTIMGHVDHGKTTLLDSLRKTQVASMEAGGITQHIGAFLVHLPSGEKITFLDTPGHAAFSAMRARGTSVTDIVILVVAAEDGVMQQTVESIQHAKNAGVPLILAINKCDKPEADPERVKKELMGHDVICEEFGGDVQAVNISALKGENLMVLAEATVALAEMLELKADYTGLVEGTVIESRKDKGKGPVTTAIVQRGTLRKGCVLVAGKTWAKVRFMFDENGKAVDAASPGIPVEIMGWKEVPSAGDEILEVESEQRAHEVVAWRTYVEQQEKMRRDGEVIEAKQKEHRVEYEKKQQKLAHLTWRQRKALLYKTNKHLMFSKPKERTEVDKNVLSVIVKGDVDGSVEAILNILDSYDADHECRLDIIHFGMGDISETDISLAEAFNGVVYGFSVKANETIKKLAAKKGIKIKLHNVIYKLIEDLQDELNSRLPPSVVENTIGTASVLDVFSVTVGKNKIPVAGCRVQKGQLDKKMKFKLIRKGDVIWQGSLSSLKHHKDDVQVIKTGMDCGLSLDKHIEFNIGDEIVCYEEKEVQQTTSWDPGF, from the exons atgaaTCGAAGGTTGATAGTGAAATTTGAAAATCTGGTCCAGTTACGTGGTGCTTGCCGACAGCTGCGTACTGTTTCCTACAGGAAAGTCAACAGAGCACAATGGAAGCCTGTGCAGTCATCTGCGTATCCTGTACAGTCCGTTCATCTGTATCCACAGTTCTGGCAAAAAGACAAATCAATCAGTGTCGCCTTATCTCAATACAGACATCTAGCTACAACGGAG gagaagaaaaagagcaaaaagaaattgCCGCTGACCAAAGGTGAAGTGGAGATAAGGCAGCAGATGACTGTTGAGGAACTTGCACAAGCAATGGGCAAAGACGTAG ATCATGTTTATGAAGCCCTGCTGTACACAGATATTGATCTTGGTTCCATAGAAGCAGATTCCATTTTAAATGAGGACTATATCAAGCTAATTGTTAAAAAATCAGGAATGAAGTATAAGtcagcaaaactgaaagaagagaaagaaagagaaaatacagatgcTGTAAAACG ACCCCCTGCAGACCCAGCATTATTAACCCCACGGCCCCCAGTTGTTACTATAATGGGCCATGTTGATCATGGGAAAACAACTTTACTTGACAGCCTACGAAAAACTCAAGTGGCATCAATGGAAGCAGGAGGCATTACACAACACATTGGTGCTTTCCTTG TGCATCTGCCTTCTGGGGAAAAGATAACTTTTCTTGATACTCCTGGACATGCAGCTTTTTCAGCCATGCGAGCAAGAGGTACCTCTGTAACTGACATCGTCATACTGGTTGTAGCAGCAGAAGATGGAGTAATGCAACAAACTGTAGAATCCATTCAACATGCTAAAAATGCAGGAG TTCCTCTTATCCTTGCCATTAACAAATGTGACAAACCTGAAGCTGATCCTGAAAGAGTGAAGAAGGAATTGATGGGTCACGATGTGATCTGTGAAGAGTTTGGAGGGGATGTTCaagctgtaaatatttcagcactCAAG GGTGAAAACCTGATGGTTTTGGCAGAAGCAACTGTTGCTTTAGCAGAGATGTTAGAACTGAAGGCAGACTACACAGGTCTGGTAGAGGGGACTGTAATTGAGTCTCGCAAAGACAAAGGGAAAGG TCCAGTTACCACAGCCATTGTCCAAAGAGGAACCCTGAGGAAAGGCTGTGTTCTGGTTGCAGGGAAGACCTGGGCAAAAGTGCGTTTCATGTTTGATGAGAATGGAAAAGCTGTAGATGCAGCCTCTCCCGGCATCCCTGTGGAAATCATGGGCTGGAAGGAAGTCCCTTCAGCGGGAGATGAAATCCTTGAAGTAGAATCTGAG CAAAGGGCACATGAAGTTGTGGCTTGGAGAACCTATGTTGAACAGCAAGAGAAGATGAGAAGAGATGGGGAAGTTattgaagcaaagcaaaaggaacACAGGGTGGAATATGAGAAGAAGCAACAGAAGCTAGCCCATCTGACCTGGAGACAGAGAAAGGCGTTGCTCTACAAGACCAACAAGCATCTAATGTTCTCAAAGCCTAAAGAGAGAACAGAAGTGGACAAAAACGTGCTGTCAGTAATTGTTAAAG GTGATGTGGATGGATCTGTCGAAGCTATTCTGAACATTCTAGACAGCTATGATGCTGATCATGAATGTAGATTGGATATCATCCATTTTGGAATGGGAGATATCAGCGAAACTGACATAAGTCTTGCTGAAGCATTTAATG GTGTTGTTTATGGATTCAGCGTGAAAGCCAATGAAACTATTAAAAAGCTGGCTGctaaaaagggaataaaaattaaacttcaCAACGTCATCTACAAACTTATTGAAGACTTGCAAGATGAGCTAAATAGCAGACTGCCTCCATCTGTGGTGGAAAATACAATAG ggaCAGCTTCTGTTCTTGACGTCTTCTCTGTaacagtaggaaaaaacaaaattccagTAGCTGGGTGCAGAGTACAGAAGGGGCAATTAgacaaaaagatgaaatttaagTTAATCCGTAAAGGGGATGTTATTTGGCAAG GATCTTTATCATCACTGAAGCATCATAAAGATGATGTCCAAGTAATAAAGACAGGTATGGATTGTGGATTAAGTTTAGACAAGCATATAGAATTCAATATTGGAGATGAAATTGTCtgttatgaagaaaaagaagttcaACAGACAACGTCATGGGACCCAgggttttaa
- the LOC106042268 gene encoding prolyl-tRNA synthetase associated domain-containing protein 1-like, with protein sequence MAAAGLREALEQRLRELGIAALTAEHPQVFTVEEMMSHVQHLKGGHSKNLFLRDKKKKGFWLVTVLHDRQINLNELAKKLGVGSGNLRFADENAMLEKLKVGQGCATPLALFCDQGDVKFVLDAGFLEGGHKKVYFHPMTNSATMGLSPEDFMKFVKSTGHDPIIIHFDKDIK encoded by the exons atggcggcggcggggctgcgggaggcgcTGGAgcagcggctgcgggagctgggcATCGCCGCGCTCACCGCCGAACACCCCCAG GTGTTCACGGTTGAGGAAATGATGTCCCACGTCCAACACCTGAAAGGAGGGCACAGCAAAAACCTTTTCCTTagagacaaaaagaagaaaggcttCTGGCTGGTGACCGTCCTGCACGACAGGCAGATCAACTTGAACGAGCTTGCCAAAAAACTGGGTGTTGGAAGCGGAAACCTAAGGTTTGCTGATGAGAACGCCAtgctggaaaaattaaaagtaggCCAAGGCTGTGCGACACCTCTGGCCCTCTTCTGCGACCAAGGAGACGTGAAGTTCGTGCTGGATGCCGGCTTTCTGGAGGGGGGCCACAAGAAGGTGTATTTCCATCCCATGACAAACTCTGCAACCATGGGCCTAAGCCCTGAAGACTTCATGAAGTTTGTGAAATCAACAGGCCACGATCCAATAATCATACATTTTGATAAGGACATTAAATAG